Proteins from a genomic interval of Pecten maximus chromosome 13, xPecMax1.1, whole genome shotgun sequence:
- the LOC117340267 gene encoding uncharacterized protein LOC117340267, producing the protein MPNCIVITAIVCVLVTTVATIVSFSLPNWLHFRNLGDALCGCSSKDCHCGLWINCRGGFDASSSLANCEWFFSDDFHIEKSLPDWFKAVQGLMSCAVASSMLSLLIGLFSLCWTCKGCNPHQATGAFANLTFLLLAVAVCVFGTKAYLDKQAIVMESQTTSTEMLLFGWSFWVAVGATGMALISSILYFCVGRSDYVY; encoded by the exons ATGCCTAATTGTATTGTAATTACAGCGATAGTATGTGTGTTGGTCACAACAGTTGCTACAATTGTGTCTTTTTCACTTCCAAACTGGCTACATTTTCGAAATCTCGGTGACGCACTGTGTGGATGCTCGTCCAAGGATTGCCATTGTGGCTTGTGGATAAACTGCAGGGGAGGTTTTGATGCCAGTTCGTCGTTAGCAAATTGTGAATGGTTCTTCTCCGACGATTTTCACATCGAAAAAAGTTTACCAG ATTGGTTCAAGGCTGTCCAGGGTTTGATGTCATGTGCCGTCGCCAGCTCAATGTTGTCCCTTTTGATTGGTTTGTTCTCCCTCTGTTGGACTTGTAAAGGTTGTAATCCTCATCAGGCCACCGGCGCCTTCGCTAACCTCACCT TCCTGTTGCTGGCTGTCGCTGTGTGCGTGTTCGGAACCAAAGCTTACCTGGACAAACAGGCCATCGTGATGGAGTCCCAGACCACTAGTACGGAGATGCTTTTGTTCGGCTGGAGTTTCTGGGTCGCTGTAGGAGCCACAGGGATGGCACTAATATCTAGCATACTGTACTTTTGTGTAGGACGAAGTGACTACGTGTATTGA